The Gemmatimonadaceae bacterium DNA segment CACGCTACACCGGCGTCGCGCGGGAGACGCGGATGGCCAAGGCTCTCTTCGCCGTCGACGAGCTCTGCGGGCTCATCACCGCCGCCGCGCTGGTGCGGCCGTCGCGAAGCGTGCTCGATCTCGAGGCCTCGTCGGTCAAGAAGCGGATGAAGGACAAGGCCTTCGCCCGTGGCGTCAGCCGTGCGGACGTCACCGAGGGCGCCGCCGAGCTCGGCGTGCCGCTGGAGGAGCACATCGCGTTTGTGATCCAGGCCCTGCGCGACCGTGCCGCCCTGCTCGGGCTCGAGGGCACGGCGGCCCAGGGCGGCGGCGCTGGCGTGTAACGCTTGACCCCCCTTGCCTGTCCAACGCCTCAGACCCCAGCCGCGTACAGGAGGGCGTGAACACTGAGCGTATCCAATGACCAGCATCGCCCTCCCCTGGGGAGCGGCGCCGAGCCGCCGGACCGTGACTGAACGGCCGGCGGACGAGAAGGGCCTTGTGCTCGCCGCCCAGCGCGGCGAGCAGGCGGCGTTCTCGGAACTCGTGCATCGCCACCAGCGCCGGGCGTATGCCGTCGCCCGCGCCATCGTGATCAACCACGAGGACGCGGAGGATGCGGTGCAGGAGGCCTTCCTGCACGCCTACCGGGCGATCGATCGCTTTCTCCCGGACCAGGCCTTCGGGGCGTGGCTGCACCGCATCGTCGCCAACGCGGCACTCGATGTCACGCGGCGGCGCAAGGTCCGTGATGCTGATGAACTGCCCGAGACGGTCGCGTCGCCGTTCCGGGATCCCGCCGAGAAGGGGGAACTCCGCCAGCGCCTGCTCTCGGCGCTGGAGACGCTTCCCGAACGGCAGCGGGCCGTCATCCTGCTGCACGACGTGGAAGGCTACAAGCACGCGGAGATCGGCAAGATGCTCGACATCCCGGAAGGGACGGCGCGCTCCGACCTCCATTACGCACGATCCCAACTGCGCCAAGTCCTTGGCGCCCTGAGGCAAGTATGACTGAATTCAACAGTGGACCCCAGCTCGTCCGTGACGACGAGCTCACGCGCGAACTGCGTGCCATCGTGGCGCCGCCGTCCGACGCCGCGTACTGGGACGGGTTCGAGCAGCGCATCCTCGCGCGCATCGAGCGCGGCCGCAGCGAAGGCGCCTGGTGGGTGCTCTCCGAGCGCGCGTACCAGGTGGGCCTGATGGCCGCCGGAATGGTGCTCATCGTGGCGGCGTCGGTGTTCCTGCGCGAGCGGGCCCTCGAGCGCCGGATGGCCTACGAATCGCTGATCGTCGCCCCGGCCGAGGTGCAGCAGACCTTCGCCCGGCGCGGACTGGTGCCTGACCGACAGGCAACCCTGCGCGCCGTTACGGACCACTAACGAACGGCGGGAACGATGCGTCGAACCAATGGCTACGCCGTGGCGTTCTTCATCGCGGCCCTCGGGGCTGGGGCCGCGATCGGGATCGTGACGGACCGGACGCTGCAGCGCGAGCGCCTGGAACGGCAATGGAACGACCCCCGGGCGATGCGGACGCGCTTGGCCGATGACCTCGGGATGGATGCGACGCAGCGCGCGCAGCTCGATAGCATCCTCGACGAACGGAACCGCCAGTACGACAGCGTGATGGCCCCCGTGCGGCCGCAGTTGGACTCGCTCGGGACGCTCGCACGCCAACGGATTCGGCAGCTGCTCACTCCCGGGCAGCAGGCCACATATGACCAGATTCTCCGCGAACGCGAAGACGCGCGGAGACAGGAGAGGCGGCAATGAAGGTGGTAGCGACCTTGCTGGCAGCGTTCACCATCCTGCCGGCGACCTTGGCCGCGCAGGATGCGCGGCCGATTTCGCTTGATGAGGCCGTGCGGCTCGCGCGGCGCAACGCGCCCGCCGCCGTGCAGGCGCGCAACGCCATCCGCACCAACGCGGCGCAGGTGCGCTCGCGCTACGCGGCCTTCCTCCCGAACTTCTCCTTCGGCGCCGGCGTCTCGCGCCAGGAAGGCTCGCGCTTCGTGCCCGACTTCAATACGGTGGTCTCCACCGACCAGCCCTGGCGCGGCTCGCATCGCTTCAATTCCAACCTCGAGCTCTTCGACGGCGGCCGCCGCTACTTCGAGCTGCAGTCGGCCCGCGCCAACGTCGACGCCGCCGAGGCCACCGAGGTCTCGCAGTCATTCAACGTCGCCCTCCAGGTGAAGCAGCAGTACTACGGCGTACTCGCCGCCCGTGAGCAGCGTGCCGCCGCCCAGAAGCAGCTCGAGCAGGCCGAGCAGCAGCTGCGCGCCTCCACCGCCCGCGTGCAGGCCGGCGCCGCCACGCGCTCCGACTCCCTGCGCACCAGCATCCAGGTCGGCAACGCCCGCCTCGCCATCCTGCAGGCCGAG contains these protein-coding regions:
- a CDS encoding HDIG domain-containing protein, with the protein product MSDSALPARADALALMEAWTASDSLRKHMLAVEGAMLAYARHFGEDEQAWGLTGLLHDFDYERYPNEAHAADAEHPSEGVRHLRSLGYPEPILQAILGHARYTGVARETRMAKALFAVDELCGLITAAALVRPSRSVLDLEASSVKKRMKDKAFARGVSRADVTEGAAELGVPLEEHIAFVIQALRDRAALLGLEGTAAQGGGAGV
- a CDS encoding sigma-70 family RNA polymerase sigma factor; the encoded protein is MTSIALPWGAAPSRRTVTERPADEKGLVLAAQRGEQAAFSELVHRHQRRAYAVARAIVINHEDAEDAVQEAFLHAYRAIDRFLPDQAFGAWLHRIVANAALDVTRRRKVRDADELPETVASPFRDPAEKGELRQRLLSALETLPERQRAVILLHDVEGYKHAEIGKMLDIPEGTARSDLHYARSQLRQVLGALRQV